The sequence ATTTGGTCGACTTGTGCACGGATCTTTTCTTCTTGATCTGGAGTCAGATCACGAACCCGGATGTCTTCTGAAACACCGGCGTTTTCAAGAATCTTCTTTGCACGTGAGTCACCAATACCATAAATATATGTTAAGCCGATTACGATTCGTTTGTCACGAGGTAAATCGACACCTGCAATACGAGCCATTTATTGCACCTCCGTTCTTATCTAATGTAATTACTTACCTTGACGCTGCTTGTGCTTTGGGTTTGCAGAGCAAATAACCATAACACGTCCATGACGCTTAACGATCTTGCAGTGCTCGCACATCCGCTTGACTGATGGTCTTACTTTCATTCTTAAATCCTCCTAGAGAGTTCCTGTAACAATTACTACTTACTTGAACCGGAACGTAATCCGACCCTTAGTCAGGTCGTACGGGGACATTTCAACCTTTACCCGGTCACCAGGCAAGATTTTGATGTAGTGCATCCGAATCTTACCGGAGACGTGGGCCAGGATTTCCGCGCCGTTTTCCAGTTCAACTTTAAACATCGCATTAGGCAAAGTTTCGGTAACTTTACCCTCTACTTCGATCACATCGGCTTTTGCCACGGATTGGTTCCTCCTTGCCTAATCAAGAAATTACGTAAAAACGGTGGAAAGTGCGTCACTTCCCACTGTCAGCTAGATAAACCTTGCCTAGTTTAGCATAACTAACCGCACTTCGCAAGGCATAACCTCATTAAAGGTTATTCAGCACTTCCTTGACGTCAGCGTAGACCTTATCGATGTCCTGTTGACCATCGATCGTGTGCAAAACGCCTTGCTTTTGGTAGTAATCTACCAGTGGTGTATTCAGCTTGATGTTAACGTCCAGACGATTCTTAACCGTTTCCGGCTTGTCGTCTTCACGTTGGTAGAATTCGTGGCCGCCACAAACATCACAGGTTCCTTCAACCTTGGTTGGGTTGTAGATCTTGTGATAAGTTGCTCCACAGTTGCGACAGATATACCGACCACTCAACCGTTCTACCAATACCTCAGGTTGAACATGAATATTGATAACTGCGTCCAGCTGCCGGTCACTCTCAGCTAACATCTTATCCAGGGCTGCTGCCTGGTTCAGGTTACGTGGGAAGCCATCAAGCATGAAACCATTCTTGGTATCATCCTGGGAGAGGCGTTCCTGGACGATGCCGTTAGTAACTTCGTCCGGAACCAGTTCACCCTTATCGATGTACTTCTTGGCTTCAAGTCCCATCGGCGTTTCATTCTTGATCGCCGCACGGAAAATATCCCCGGTTGAGATGTGAGGAATATCAAAGTCTTCTACGATCTTTTGCGCTTGGGTACCCTTACCGGCACCTGGCAAACCCATTAAGACAAGGTTCATACTCATTTGCCATTTCCTCCTTCAGGTTCACGAATAAATCCAATGTATTCACGTTTCATAGTCAAACCATTTAATTGCCGAACGACATCCAGTGCAATCTGAACGACGATCAACAGACTAGTCCCACCAAGACCGATTGACTGTGGCAGGTTCCAGATGATGCTGGCAACCAGCGGGATCAGTGAAATCAGTCCCAAGAAAAGTGAACCAACTGTACTTAAACGCATCAGTAATGCCGAAACATAATCCTGCGTTCCTTTTCCAGGACGAACACCGGAAATATAGCTTCCTTGCTTCTGAAGATTCTCAGCAAGCTTTTCGGGATTAACCTGAACAAAGGCGTAGAAAAAGGTAAAGACAACAATCAGCAGAATGTAGAGGGTGATCCCCGGACCAGTCTGCATGTTAAAGATTGTTGACAAAACTTGATACCAGGTATCCCCACCATGGCTTTGCTGGAACGCCATCAAAATGGTTTGTGGCGTTGAGATAAATGACCCGGCGAAGATAACTGGAATAACTCCAGAAACGTTAATCTTCAGTGGCAGATAACTACTCGATGGTGAAGTGGTCGTCCGACGAGTATATTGAATTGGCAACCGCCGCTCGGCTTGTTGAACCCAAGTGACGAAGGCCACGATGATGATTAATGCAACAACTACTAAGGCCAGGAACCCGATTCCCATCCAAAGACTGGCACCGGATTCGCCAACAATTTGATCATCCCAGAGCTGCCGAATACCAGACGGCATCGCCGCAACAATCCCGGCGAAGATGATGACGGAAACCCCGTTACCAAGGCCGCGTTCCGTGATCATATCACCCATCCAAGTAGCGAACATCGTCCCCGCGGTTAGGATCAACCCAATCGTCAGATAGGTCTGAACATTCGGGTGATCAACCAGGTGAATCGAGCTCAGTGCATTAAAGCCGGCGGTGATCCCGATCGACTGGATAAAACCGAGCACGATCGTTAACCACCGGGTCGCTTGATTCAATTTCCGCCGTCCGACTTCACCCTGCTTACTCCATTCAACGAACCGCGGGACAATGTCCATCTGCAGCAGTTGAACAACAATTTGGGCGGTGATGTATGGTGAAACCCCCATTGCAAACAACGAGTAGTTTTCCAAACCACCACCACTAAACGTATTGAGGATCGATGCTAACC comes from Limosilactobacillus sp. and encodes:
- the rpmJ gene encoding 50S ribosomal protein L36 → MKVRPSVKRMCEHCKIVKRHGRVMVICSANPKHKQRQGK
- the infA gene encoding translation initiation factor IF-1, whose amino-acid sequence is MAKADVIEVEGKVTETLPNAMFKVELENGAEILAHVSGKIRMHYIKILPGDRVKVEMSPYDLTKGRITFRFK
- a CDS encoding adenylate kinase, coding for MSMNLVLMGLPGAGKGTQAQKIVEDFDIPHISTGDIFRAAIKNETPMGLEAKKYIDKGELVPDEVTNGIVQERLSQDDTKNGFMLDGFPRNLNQAAALDKMLAESDRQLDAVINIHVQPEVLVERLSGRYICRNCGATYHKIYNPTKVEGTCDVCGGHEFYQREDDKPETVKNRLDVNIKLNTPLVDYYQKQGVLHTIDGQQDIDKVYADVKEVLNNL
- the secY gene encoding preprotein translocase subunit SecY; protein product: MFTAVKNAFKVKDIRKKIFFTLFVLIVYRIGAAITVPGVNAAALQEISSTGLASILNTFSGGGLENYSLFAMGVSPYITAQIVVQLLQMDIVPRFVEWSKQGEVGRRKLNQATRWLTIVLGFIQSIGITAGFNALSSIHLVDHPNVQTYLTIGLILTAGTMFATWMGDMITERGLGNGVSVIIFAGIVAAMPSGIRQLWDDQIVGESGASLWMGIGFLALVVVALIIIVAFVTWVQQAERRLPIQYTRRTTTSPSSSYLPLKINVSGVIPVIFAGSFISTPQTILMAFQQSHGGDTWYQVLSTIFNMQTGPGITLYILLIVVFTFFYAFVQVNPEKLAENLQKQGSYISGVRPGKGTQDYVSALLMRLSTVGSLFLGLISLIPLVASIIWNLPQSIGLGGTSLLIVVQIALDVVRQLNGLTMKREYIGFIREPEGGNGK